A region of the Sinorhizobium arboris LMG 14919 genome:
GTCCGCATCGTCGCTGCCGCTGCGTGCTATCGCCTCGGCGATCATCACGACGGCACTGAACGCCTGCACGTAGAAGGCGTCGACGACGGCGCCCGGGTCCAGGGCCGCAAGCATTCTCAAGAAGGAGTCGTTTTCCGGCGACTCGATCGTGTGGAAGTAGCAACTGACCGTGAAATGTCCCGCAGCCGCCCGTCCGAGCCCGGCAATCTCGCCCTCGTAGAGGTTGCAGCTGATGACGGGGCACTTATCCGGGTGGAAGCGATCATCTGCTTCAGCGAGCGCCTGAAAGGCGCGCAGAAAGGCGTATGACGACGGGCCGATCAGGTTGTTCAGGATGAAATCCGGTTTCTTCTCACGCACCTCGTCGACGAGATGGGCGATATCCGTGTCTCCGATCGATACGAAGCGCTCGCCCACGACCTCGCCGCCCGAGCGATGGAGAATATCGCGTGCGATCCGGTTGTTCTCCCAGCCCCAGATATAGTTCGAGCCGACGAGCATGGCCCTGCTGCCGAAGCGCGGCGCTATATAGTCGAGAAGCGGTACCAGGTGCTGGTTGGCACAGGCGGCAACGTAGATAAGGTTTTCGGAAACCTCGAAACCTTCATAGACGCATGGATACCAGAGCAGCGCATCGAGCTTCTCGACGACCGGGATCACTTCCTTGCGGCTCCAGGAGGTGGTGCAGCCCACCACATGGCGGACATCGTGCTCGCGGATCAGCTGCCTGCAAAGCGGCGCATAGCGATCCGCCTCGCCCGCGGGATCGAGATGAAAGGCGTCGAGCCTGAACGCAAAACGCGGGGATGCGTTGACATGCTCGATCGCTGCCATGGTGCCGCGAAAGCCCTGGCTCGCCGGCTGCGCATAGCTGCCGCTTCGCGAGAACAATACCCCCACCGGGTAGGTGATGCCCGTCATCCGCCCCTCGAAACGCAAAAGGGCCCCGCTGAGAAACAAAGTTTCTCTTCGAGGCCCAGATGCCGACACATAATTTCAGCCAAGCCTAGCGCCAGGATACGACTTGTCAATACGAATGGACATAGCGGTGCCGATTTCCGTGGGCGCGGCCGCTCAGGCGCCGCGGAGAACTGCCCG
Encoded here:
- a CDS encoding transporter substrate-binding domain-containing protein — protein: MTGITYPVGVLFSRSGSYAQPASQGFRGTMAAIEHVNASPRFAFRLDAFHLDPAGEADRYAPLCRQLIREHDVRHVVGCTTSWSRKEVIPVVEKLDALLWYPCVYEGFEVSENLIYVAACANQHLVPLLDYIAPRFGSRAMLVGSNYIWGWENNRIARDILHRSGGEVVGERFVSIGDTDIAHLVDEVREKKPDFILNNLIGPSSYAFLRAFQALAEADDRFHPDKCPVISCNLYEGEIAGLGRAAAGHFTVSCYFHTIESPENDSFLRMLAALDPGAVVDAFYVQAFSAVVMIAEAIARSGSDDADLVRNSLRGQAVDTPLGTISVDRWTNHVELPAHIGRGRADGSFEIVKRSHESIAPDPFLTSTPLVRPLGRDEGRPDLKVVK